In the Patescibacteria group bacterium genome, CGTCTTCTTCCGTTGCCAAAATATTATATTGCAAGTTGCCTTGGCTACTTTTTTCTTTTTGGGATTCGAGATTTTTTACAATCCCAAGTTTTGCTTCCAAAGTATCGGGATCGTTGTTTTTAATCAGCCGATACGAGGCATCCAGAATATCTTGAAAGCTCCTGTAATTCTTGTTTAAGACAATGCTTTTGGTTTGGGGGTAATCTTTTTTAAAATTTATAATATTAGAAATTGCCGCCCCTCTAAATTTGTAAATACTTTGATTATCATCTCCTACCACAACTAAATGCGGATTAGCTGACGCGGGGCATAAAAGCTTAATTAGTTCGTATTGCGCCCAATTGGTATCCTGAAATTCGTCAACAAAAACATGTTTTAGAGTATTTTGATACTCCTCTAATATTTTTGGTCGCTCTTTAAATAGCCTTAAAGCATAATTGATTAAATCTCCAAAATCCAAAAAGGAATTATCTAATTTTAATTCAGTATATAAAGAATAAGCCTTTGAGAGTTCTTGCCACTTGATATCGGGGGGATCGAGGTTTTTAACATAGTCAGAAAAATCTAAAGGACTAACCACCTCGTCTTGCAGTCGAGAAAAAAACTTTAAAATCGCCCCGATAAATTTGTTGGGATTCCCCAAGGGTCTAAAGTAACTAAGGTCAAATTTAAAAAGATTTTTCTTAAAAAGAATATAGGCGTTGCTGGTTGTTAAAATTTTAAATGTGGGATCAAGTCCAATTTCAAGTCCCTTATCTCTTAAAATTCTTTCGGCGAACGAGTGAAAGGTGGCAATATTGGGTTCTTCGTACCCTAGAGGCATTAAATCTCCCACGCGATCTAGCATTTCCCCCGAAGCTTTCTCGGTAAAGGTCAAAGCTAGAATATTTTTTGGAGAAACCCCATCTTGTGAAATTAGTTTTCTGATAGTTTCACAAATTACTCTAGTTTTTCCGGTTCCCGCCCCAGCAATAATCAACAGAGGTCCTATCTGGTGGTTAACTGCGTCTTGTTGTTCCTTGTTGAGATCAAATTCTGATAACATACCTATATGCCTAAATTTATAACAAGATTTAAGAAGACTTCCTATTAATTTCCCCGATGAATATCGGGGGCGTTACACATTTATGCCTAAATTTATTCTGACAGTAATTTTTATTCTTTTAGCTCTTTGCGCAAGTTTAGCATACATATTTTTAAAAATCCCCCCCGCAAACACCTTTATTATCCTAGGAGTTTTTGCTCTTTTGTGGATTATCTTGGGTTTAATTTTGTCTTTGCCAATGTCTTACCTGTTAGGACACCACAAAGAGCATCTTAAAGATAAAAGGATTTTAAAATGTCTCTGGCGCAGTTGCTTAAGAAGAAGTTTACTTCTCTCATTTTTGTTATTTTCTTATCTTTTGCTTGGGTACTTAAACGCCTTTAACCCTCAAAGATATTTTATAATCTTTATTGCCTGCCTTATTTTTGAAATATGGAGAAGTCTAAGATAGCAAATTTAATTGACACCCACGCCCACTTGGCAAGTAAGGATTATCCAGATGTCAATAATGTCATAACGAGAGCGCGTGAGGCGGGTGTTGCCAAAATTATTTGCGTAGCTTCTGCCACAGAAGAAATCCCCAAAGCAATTGCTCTTGCCGAAAAATTTAGCGGGGTGTATTTATCGCTGGGAATCCACCCCCAAGATACCAAAAACACCAGTCCCTTCCAACTTGACCTGAAACTTAAAAAACTAGAGGTTGCATCCTTACATCCCAAAGTTGTTGCCATTGGTGAGTGCGGTTTTGATAACTCTGTGCCACCAGCAGGAGAAAGAAAACGGGATGTTGAAGAGCAAGAGTATATTTTTGAATTCCAAACGCATCTTGCTCAAAAACTTAACAAACCGCAAGTATTGCATTGCAGGCAGGCTAAAGACAAAATGGTAGAAGCGCTCAAAGAGTATTCCGTGACTAACGGGGTCTGGCACTGCTTTGTCGAGGATGCTTTAACCGCAAAATTGGCTCTAAAGTTAGGGTTGTTACTCTCATTTAATGGCATTGTTACTTACAAAAGCGGGGGGGAAATCCTCAAAATTGCCCGAACCATCTCACTTGACAAAATCCTCCTCGAAACCGACTCGCCTCTTTTAATTCCAGAACCAGCAAGATCTGATCCGAAGATTAAACTAAACGAACCTTCTTATGTTAAAATAGTCGCACAAAAAATTGCCGGGGCTAGAAACATATCAGAAAAAGATCTGGCAACCGCGACCTCCCAAAATGCCCAACTGCTTTTTGGCTTAAACTATGATTAAAAAAGAAGCTGTTCTTCAAAGAGTGCTCCAAACTGTTCCTGGAATTTTAACTTGGGCAGTTTTAACTTCCCCTCTATGGTTAGGATATAAATTTCCTCTAGCCGTAATTTTTTTGGTCACTTTTTTGTGCTTCTTTTGGGTCTACCGAGCCTTTGTCCATACTATTGGCTCATATATTGGGTATAAAAGATACAAAAAAGAAGTGGCGACCGATTGGTCGTCCCTCTGCCGTAAGTTGCCATCCGTTGAGAAGATGAGACATTTAATCCTCATTCCCGCCGTCAATGAATCCTACGAAGTTTTAAAAAATACTTTGGGGGGAATTGTTAAGAGCGATTTTCCAAAATCCCAAATTATCATTGCTCTAACC is a window encoding:
- a CDS encoding TatD family hydrolase — protein: MEKSKIANLIDTHAHLASKDYPDVNNVITRAREAGVAKIICVASATEEIPKAIALAEKFSGVYLSLGIHPQDTKNTSPFQLDLKLKKLEVASLHPKVVAIGECGFDNSVPPAGERKRDVEEQEYIFEFQTHLAQKLNKPQVLHCRQAKDKMVEALKEYSVTNGVWHCFVEDALTAKLALKLGLLLSFNGIVTYKSGGEILKIARTISLDKILLETDSPLLIPEPARSDPKIKLNEPSYVKIVAQKIAGARNISEKDLATATSQNAQLLFGLNYD